The Vallitalea okinawensis genome window below encodes:
- the abc-f gene encoding ribosomal protection-like ABC-F family protein — protein MIELSLDGVKKYMDATLVLKNITFQVQTGEKVGIVGANGCGKSTVLKLIAGKEPMHYCVGYPGATSPGYDEGFITFRKEYKCAYLEQIPQYDHHLKVMDVLKSAFEEVYTIENQMRDLEEKMKSLEGKSLEKALRQYSEYVESYEVKGGYNTDEKLSKICTGLKFSDSLLNKQFSVLSGGEKTRVVLGKLLINNPDILLLDEPTNHLDMDSIEWLEEYLKSYKGIVIIVSHDRYFLDNIVTKIVEIEDMEAITYKGNYSAFVDQKEENMRIQYEHFREQQKKINSMEKTVKELRDWAMRADNNKFFKRAASVQIKLDKMERVEKPVFKRQNMKLSFNATQRSGNETIKSIGLTKSFKDKELFNNADVLINYGERAALIGPNGSGKTTFLKMLLGEEQPDTGIVGLGANTKVAYLPQKISFKNEELTVLECFREDISILEGKAREYLSKFMFYGSSVFKKVKHLSGGEKIRLKLGKLLFEDINLLILDEPTNHLDINSIETFEEALEDFKGTIFFISHDRYFINKIGERVIAIEGNAFNSYSGNYDYYKNAKEDLNVTVINEPVVKKKKVKKQRNIDESKKRESKIAKTEVMVENLEDAISEIDLAMTDSSLHYDELSQLHSKKERLRNELDEVMEEWLSLNS, from the coding sequence ATGATAGAATTATCGCTAGATGGCGTAAAGAAATATATGGATGCAACTCTTGTTTTGAAAAATATAACTTTCCAAGTTCAAACAGGAGAAAAAGTTGGTATAGTAGGAGCAAATGGATGTGGGAAGAGTACTGTTCTTAAACTAATAGCAGGCAAAGAGCCTATGCATTACTGTGTCGGTTATCCTGGAGCTACAAGTCCTGGATATGATGAAGGATTTATCACTTTTCGTAAAGAATACAAATGTGCTTACCTAGAACAAATACCACAATATGATCATCATTTAAAGGTAATGGATGTTTTGAAATCAGCATTTGAGGAAGTTTATACCATAGAAAATCAAATGCGTGATTTAGAAGAAAAAATGAAATCTTTAGAGGGAAAATCTTTAGAAAAAGCCTTAAGACAGTACAGTGAATACGTTGAATCATATGAAGTTAAAGGTGGATACAATACAGATGAAAAATTAAGTAAAATTTGCACTGGCTTGAAATTTAGTGATAGCCTCTTAAATAAGCAGTTTAGCGTATTAAGCGGTGGTGAAAAAACGAGAGTGGTACTTGGCAAGCTTCTAATCAATAATCCGGATATATTATTGCTGGATGAGCCTACAAATCATTTAGATATGGATTCAATTGAATGGCTTGAAGAGTATCTTAAGAGCTATAAAGGAATTGTTATAATTGTATCCCATGATCGATATTTTCTTGATAATATTGTGACAAAGATAGTAGAAATCGAGGATATGGAAGCTATAACATACAAGGGAAACTATTCTGCATTTGTTGATCAAAAAGAAGAAAATATGCGTATTCAATATGAGCATTTTAGAGAACAACAAAAGAAGATCAACTCCATGGAAAAGACTGTAAAGGAATTAAGAGACTGGGCAATGAGAGCTGATAACAATAAATTCTTTAAAAGAGCTGCAAGTGTGCAAATAAAACTTGATAAAATGGAGAGAGTAGAGAAACCAGTTTTTAAGAGACAGAATATGAAATTATCTTTTAATGCTACACAGCGTTCAGGTAATGAAACCATCAAATCAATTGGACTCACTAAAAGCTTTAAAGATAAGGAACTGTTTAACAATGCAGATGTACTCATAAATTATGGTGAAAGAGCTGCCCTTATTGGTCCAAATGGTAGTGGCAAAACAACATTTTTAAAAATGCTCTTGGGAGAAGAGCAGCCAGATACGGGTATAGTAGGATTAGGGGCAAATACAAAAGTTGCCTATTTACCACAAAAAATAAGCTTTAAGAATGAGGAACTCACTGTACTTGAGTGTTTTCGTGAAGATATTTCTATACTAGAGGGAAAAGCGCGTGAATACCTATCCAAATTTATGTTTTATGGAAGTAGTGTCTTTAAGAAAGTAAAACATTTATCTGGAGGAGAGAAAATAAGATTAAAACTTGGTAAACTATTATTTGAAGATATTAATCTATTGATACTGGATGAACCCACTAATCATCTTGATATAAACTCAATAGAAACCTTTGAGGAAGCACTTGAAGATTTTAAAGGAACTATATTTTTCATCTCTCACGACAGATATTTTATCAATAAAATAGGTGAAAGAGTCATTGCTATTGAAGGTAATGCTTTCAATAGTTATTCTGGTAATTATGATTATTACAAAAATGCAAAAGAAGATTTAAATGTTACTGTTATTAATGAGCCAGTAGTAAAGAAAAAGAAGGTAAAGAAACAAAGAAACATTGATGAAAGTAAAAAAAGAGAATCAAAAATAGCTAAAACTGAAGTAATGGTGGAAAATCTTGAAGATGCGATAAGTGAAATTGATTTAGCTATGACTGACTCAAGTTTACATTATGATGAGCTTAGTCAACTCCATTCTAAGAAAGAGAGATTAAGAAATGAGCTAGATGAAGTTATGGAAGAGTGGTTAAGTCTTAATAGTTAA
- a CDS encoding aldo/keto reductase, translating into MQYRKLVDGSEELSVLGYGCMRFPTRNGRIDEEKAEMQMLYAFQNGVNYYDTAYPYHGGKSEVMLGKFINRHNLRDKIYIADKLPSFLVNKPEQIQKYFDTQLERLNTDYIDYYLMHMLDSLQSWERLKRFGILDFIKEKKKSGQIRHIGFSFHGRPEEFIKILEDYDWEFCQIQFNYLDEYNQAGLAGLKKAYEKGIGVVIMEPLRGGNLAAKAPDKVKEKFAEYKENRSPAYWALRWIWNHKEVGVVLSGMNVDEHIEENIKVANLTTPDCMSIEEIRIVDEVKEIYKSLMKVPCTGCNYCMPCPFGVDIPSTFSEYNSKYFFGGRMAQAQYIGRAVGMIGGNKSGADLCTECGKCEKHCPQNIQIRKELKNAHQDLDSRLMRFFVRIAMRFMGGRKKREEA; encoded by the coding sequence ATGCAATATAGGAAATTGGTAGATGGCAGTGAAGAGTTATCAGTTCTAGGATATGGTTGTATGCGTTTTCCTACTAGAAACGGAAGGATTGATGAGGAAAAAGCTGAGATGCAAATGTTATATGCTTTTCAAAATGGAGTTAACTACTATGATACAGCCTATCCCTATCATGGTGGCAAAAGTGAAGTCATGTTAGGTAAGTTCATCAATAGGCATAATCTTAGGGATAAGATTTATATTGCTGATAAGCTTCCTTCATTCTTAGTTAACAAACCTGAACAGATTCAGAAGTATTTTGATACTCAACTTGAAAGACTTAATACGGATTACATCGACTACTATCTTATGCATATGCTAGACAGCTTACAATCGTGGGAAAGACTTAAGAGATTTGGGATACTTGATTTTATTAAAGAAAAGAAAAAAAGTGGTCAGATAAGGCATATTGGTTTTTCTTTTCATGGTCGACCTGAAGAATTCATAAAAATCCTTGAAGATTATGACTGGGAGTTTTGTCAAATACAGTTCAATTACTTAGACGAGTATAATCAAGCTGGACTTGCGGGACTGAAGAAAGCTTATGAAAAAGGAATTGGTGTTGTTATCATGGAGCCATTACGTGGAGGAAACTTAGCCGCAAAGGCCCCAGACAAGGTAAAAGAAAAATTCGCAGAATACAAGGAAAATAGATCACCTGCATATTGGGCACTTAGATGGATATGGAACCATAAAGAGGTTGGTGTGGTTCTTAGTGGGATGAATGTTGATGAACATATAGAAGAGAACATCAAGGTTGCAAATTTGACAACTCCAGATTGTATGTCTATAGAAGAGATTAGGATTGTTGATGAAGTTAAGGAAATATATAAAAGCCTCATGAAAGTGCCTTGTACGGGGTGTAACTACTGTATGCCTTGTCCATTTGGTGTGGATATACCTTCTACATTTAGTGAATATAATAGTAAGTATTTCTTTGGTGGTAGAATGGCGCAAGCTCAATACATTGGTCGGGCAGTCGGTATGATTGGTGGGAATAAGTCTGGTGCAGATCTTTGCACAGAATGTGGAAAGTGTGAGAAACACTGCCCTCAGAATATTCAGATAAGAAAAGAATTAAAAAATGCTCATCAGGATCTTGATAGTAGGTTGATGAGGTTTTTTGTGAGAATAGCCATGCGATTTATGGGGGGAAGGAAGAAGAGAGAAGAAGCATAG
- a CDS encoding TetR family transcriptional regulator, with protein MKFERARTNEQIQERKKEILKACSKLYDESGIDGVHFKAVSEITTFVRSTIYTYYKTKEELLLDLLLEDVKTWSSDVSSILAKYEILSKEAYCRELTNTYVNNTRMLELLSLLYSTVEKNCSLEKLTAFKSELMALMEPLITSIYKYFPDADDESIQTFLYNSSCFVSGLYPSTNMSEKQKEAIKKSGIPYPSVKFSDMCYKGLLALTSTL; from the coding sequence ATGAAATTTGAACGCGCAAGAACTAATGAGCAAATTCAAGAAAGAAAAAAAGAGATCCTGAAAGCATGCTCAAAGCTTTATGATGAGTCAGGTATTGATGGCGTGCATTTCAAAGCAGTAAGTGAGATAACAACTTTTGTGAGATCCACAATATATACTTATTACAAAACAAAAGAGGAATTACTTCTAGACCTTCTTCTTGAAGATGTTAAAACTTGGTCCTCGGATGTAAGTTCAATTTTAGCAAAATACGAAATATTATCAAAGGAAGCTTATTGTCGTGAATTAACAAATACTTATGTTAATAATACACGCATGCTTGAACTACTATCTTTACTTTATTCAACAGTAGAGAAAAATTGTAGTTTAGAAAAACTGACAGCATTCAAGAGTGAGTTAATGGCCCTGATGGAACCATTAATTACTAGTATATATAAATACTTTCCTGATGCAGATGATGAATCCATACAAACATTTTTATATAATTCATCATGCTTTGTTTCCGGCTTATATCCTTCAACGAATATGTCTGAAAAACAAAAAGAAGCCATTAAAAAATCTGGTATCCCATATCCATCTGTTAAATTTAGTGATATGTGTTACAAAGGATTGTTAGCATTAACCTCTACTCTCTAG
- a CDS encoding EFR1 family ferrodoxin (N-terminal region resembles flavodoxins. C-terminal ferrodoxin region binds two 4Fe-4S clusters.): protein MKVFYFTATGNSLMVAKSFGGEVYSIPKVMKSGNTSIEDDVIGFVFPCYRASIPTVVEEFLSSIQLNASYTFAIMTYGNVALGGTKQFIDIAKQNGIKIDYANQVKMVDNSLKHYDMEKQIKGLVKKQVNKQIDVIKSDVERKACNRGCGNVVIHQISKLGYQAYRKEIGDCDSLFEVESHCTLCKVCERVCPVDNIKVDGKVNFEGKCIRCYACTQNCPSNAIRFKGEKSKTRYRNFDISLKEIIQANS from the coding sequence ATGAAGGTGTTTTATTTTACTGCTACTGGAAATTCACTAATGGTAGCTAAATCTTTTGGTGGTGAAGTTTATTCTATCCCAAAAGTGATGAAAAGTGGAAATACATCTATTGAAGATGATGTAATAGGTTTTGTTTTTCCTTGTTATAGGGCAAGCATCCCAACAGTTGTTGAGGAATTCTTAAGCTCCATTCAATTGAACGCAAGCTATACTTTTGCTATCATGACATATGGTAATGTTGCATTAGGTGGAACAAAACAATTCATTGACATTGCAAAACAAAATGGGATAAAGATTGACTATGCTAACCAAGTAAAAATGGTGGATAATTCATTGAAGCATTATGACATGGAGAAACAGATTAAAGGGTTAGTAAAAAAACAGGTTAATAAACAAATTGATGTAATAAAGAGTGATGTTGAAAGAAAAGCTTGCAATCGTGGTTGTGGCAATGTTGTCATTCATCAAATTTCAAAATTAGGTTACCAAGCTTATCGAAAGGAAATTGGTGATTGTGATAGCCTCTTTGAGGTAGAAAGTCACTGTACTCTATGTAAAGTCTGTGAAAGAGTTTGTCCTGTTGATAATATTAAAGTAGATGGAAAAGTAAATTTTGAAGGAAAATGTATTAGATGTTATGCTTGTACACAAAACTGTCCAAGTAATGCAATACGATTTAAAGGAGAGAAAAGTAAAACCAGATATCGGAATTTTGATATTTCTTTAAAGGAAATAATACAAGCAAATAGCTAG
- a CDS encoding patatin-like phospholipase family protein produces the protein MRIGLVLSGGGGKGAYQIGAWKAFEEFKINFNAISGTSIGAVNGLLMSSVDVNKATNIWLNFEEKIGIDSATLISDLTLNDYNSIYTTFMDPSFCEQLVKYKGKVNETLIDEGINKLLNTANKCENLYVCSTQVKKSPSGEFFNIMKLDKENAKKAILSSTSIPIIFSAVNIGNHNYYDGGITNNVPFQPIIQSDCDLIIAILLDLKDINMFKLNTPVPIIPIVPSQQLGDFKTGVLNLRREAVELKMELGYTDTYKLLNSMKGLMC, from the coding sequence ATGCGAATAGGTTTAGTTTTGTCAGGTGGCGGTGGAAAGGGAGCTTATCAAATAGGTGCATGGAAAGCTTTCGAGGAGTTTAAAATTAACTTTAATGCTATATCAGGAACATCCATTGGTGCAGTTAATGGACTGCTTATGTCATCAGTTGATGTTAACAAAGCAACAAATATCTGGTTGAATTTTGAGGAGAAAATAGGTATTGATTCAGCAACATTGATATCGGATCTTACTTTAAATGACTATAATTCTATCTATACAACCTTTATGGACCCAAGTTTCTGTGAACAGCTGGTCAAATATAAAGGTAAGGTTAATGAAACACTAATAGACGAAGGTATCAATAAACTTTTGAACACAGCAAACAAATGTGAAAATTTATACGTCTGTTCAACTCAAGTTAAAAAAAGTCCAAGTGGAGAATTTTTTAATATCATGAAATTGGATAAGGAAAATGCTAAGAAAGCTATATTATCATCAACATCAATACCAATTATATTTAGTGCTGTAAACATAGGTAATCATAATTATTATGACGGAGGAATAACTAACAATGTACCTTTCCAACCTATCATACAAAGCGATTGTGACCTGATAATTGCTATTTTATTAGATTTAAAAGACATTAACATGTTTAAACTTAATACACCAGTACCGATTATTCCGATTGTACCATCACAACAATTAGGTGACTTTAAAACTGGTGTATTAAATCTAAGAAGAGAAGCTGTAGAGTTGAAAATGGAATTAGGGTATACTGACACATATAAACTTTTGAATAGCATGAAAGGTTTAATGTGTTAA
- a CDS encoding MerR family transcriptional regulator, whose protein sequence is MYKINEAATIAGITAHTLRYYEKEGILPPIERDSGGRRIYSEENIAWLDIVTCLKKTNMPMKEIKEIVRLSIIGDQTIDDRKKILMDHKRKMMRQLEELQDNISKIDKKIAFYEGADEC, encoded by the coding sequence ATGTATAAAATCAATGAAGCTGCTACTATAGCAGGAATTACAGCTCATACATTAAGGTACTATGAAAAAGAAGGGATATTACCACCGATTGAACGTGATAGTGGTGGAAGAAGAATATATAGTGAAGAGAATATTGCATGGCTTGATATTGTAACTTGTTTAAAGAAAACGAATATGCCAATGAAAGAAATCAAAGAGATTGTTAGATTAAGCATTATTGGGGATCAAACGATAGATGACAGAAAAAAGATTCTTATGGATCATAAAAGAAAAATGATGAGACAACTGGAAGAACTCCAAGATAATATATCCAAGATCGATAAAAAAATTGCTTTTTATGAAGGAGCAGATGAGTGCTGA
- a CDS encoding SDR family oxidoreductase, with protein MKKLVVITGASSGFGMAMAKQFAADGYPLLLLARRVEKMEEMNLPNTMCRKVDVTDAKAFELAVSEAEAVYGKTDLLVNNAGVMLLGSIEEQDPMEWKKMLDVNVLGVMNGMKIVMNDMKERKSGTIINVSSIAGVQPFGNHAAYCASKYGVTGLTAVARGEMSAHNVRVLSVNPGAVATELLGHTTDPNIIDAYNDWKESVGAVNITADDVATTIKFAYELPQAVSLRQIIITDTMQDA; from the coding sequence ATGAAAAAATTAGTAGTTATTACTGGAGCAAGTTCTGGATTTGGTATGGCAATGGCTAAACAGTTTGCAGCTGATGGATATCCACTACTCTTATTAGCTAGAAGAGTTGAAAAGATGGAAGAGATGAACCTACCCAATACCATGTGTAGAAAAGTAGATGTAACTGATGCAAAAGCTTTTGAGTTAGCTGTTAGTGAAGCAGAAGCAGTTTATGGAAAGACTGATTTGTTAGTGAACAATGCTGGTGTTATGTTACTTGGAAGTATTGAGGAGCAAGATCCTATGGAGTGGAAAAAGATGCTCGACGTTAATGTACTTGGTGTGATGAACGGTATGAAAATTGTTATGAATGATATGAAGGAAAGAAAATCCGGTACAATCATAAACGTATCTTCAATTGCAGGGGTGCAACCATTTGGAAACCATGCCGCTTATTGCGCAAGTAAATATGGTGTAACTGGTTTAACTGCTGTCGCAAGGGGAGAAATGTCAGCTCACAATGTAAGAGTCCTATCCGTAAACCCTGGGGCCGTTGCTACAGAGTTACTTGGTCATACGACGGATCCAAATATCATTGATGCCTACAATGACTGGAAAGAATCGGTAGGTGCTGTCAATATTACAGCTGACGATGTAGCAACAACAATTAAATTTGCATATGAATTACCTCAAGCAGTTTCACTAAGACAAATAATAATTACAGATACAATGCAAGATGCGTAG
- a CDS encoding sulfatase family protein has protein sequence MNIVFVFADDWGKYASIYKNMEGKDSINSLINTPNIDRIAREGALFNNAFVPAPTCTPCRSSVLSGRYFWQTGMGAILQGAKWDENIPSYPLELEKNGWHIGHSYKVWAPGEEENAPYGAKRTAYNSRGTRFGQFSQEVSKLSKKIGKEKAMQVMFDEVKGNFTDFLDNRPEGAPFCYWCGPTNTHRTWERGSGKALWGLDPEKLKGKMPSFFPDVEDVREDFADYLGEAMAFDGAVGAIIKKLEDIGELDQTLFIVSGDHGVPGMPRSKCNLYNIGCEVALAVRWPKHISENRIINDFVNIMDLAPTFLEAADVVKPEGMSGRSLMPLLKSRVSGQIEQDRTFVVTGRERHVACAREGKLPYPQRAIHTKEYLYILNFEPDRWPMGTPKGIDTKENLLTYKQIEEDTFVTHADMDAGPTKAWMVCNRENETYKTQYDLCFDKRPKEELYDLKNDPFYTENVANDTSYQNIKEKLSKQLIDILVREEDPRVVEQPCRYELPPYTD, from the coding sequence ATGAATATTGTCTTTGTATTTGCAGATGACTGGGGTAAATATGCCAGCATCTATAAAAATATGGAAGGTAAAGACTCAATAAACAGTTTAATAAATACACCGAACATCGATAGGATTGCAAGAGAAGGTGCTTTATTTAATAATGCATTTGTTCCAGCACCTACATGCACGCCTTGTAGAAGCTCAGTCTTGTCAGGAAGATATTTTTGGCAGACGGGAATGGGGGCTATTTTACAAGGGGCAAAATGGGATGAAAACATACCGTCTTACCCCTTGGAATTAGAGAAAAATGGATGGCATATTGGTCATTCTTATAAGGTTTGGGCGCCTGGCGAAGAAGAAAATGCTCCTTATGGTGCCAAAAGAACAGCCTACAACAGTAGAGGTACAAGATTTGGGCAATTTTCTCAAGAAGTATCAAAATTATCTAAAAAAATAGGTAAAGAAAAAGCTATGCAGGTAATGTTTGATGAAGTTAAAGGGAACTTTACAGATTTCCTTGACAATAGACCGGAGGGGGCACCATTCTGCTATTGGTGTGGACCGACAAATACTCATAGAACGTGGGAACGAGGTTCAGGAAAAGCTCTATGGGGGTTGGATCCAGAGAAACTTAAAGGAAAGATGCCTTCTTTTTTTCCAGATGTAGAAGATGTCAGGGAGGATTTCGCTGATTACTTAGGTGAAGCTATGGCATTTGATGGTGCAGTGGGCGCTATCATTAAAAAATTAGAGGATATTGGTGAGTTAGATCAAACACTGTTTATTGTCAGTGGCGATCATGGGGTTCCAGGAATGCCCCGTTCTAAATGTAATCTATACAACATAGGTTGTGAAGTTGCGCTTGCTGTCAGGTGGCCCAAACATATAAGTGAGAATAGAATTATTAATGATTTTGTTAATATCATGGATTTAGCACCAACTTTTTTAGAGGCAGCAGACGTAGTAAAACCAGAAGGAATGAGCGGAAGAAGTTTAATGCCACTTCTTAAATCAAGAGTAAGCGGTCAAATAGAACAAGATAGAACATTTGTGGTTACTGGTAGAGAAAGGCATGTAGCATGCGCTAGGGAAGGAAAACTGCCTTATCCACAAAGGGCTATTCATACTAAAGAGTATCTATACATCTTAAATTTTGAGCCAGATAGATGGCCTATGGGTACTCCAAAAGGAATTGATACCAAAGAAAACCTACTTACTTATAAACAGATAGAAGAAGATACATTCGTTACTCATGCTGATATGGACGCTGGTCCTACGAAAGCATGGATGGTCTGTAATAGAGAAAATGAAACTTACAAAACACAATATGATCTTTGTTTTGATAAGCGACCAAAAGAGGAACTTTATGATTTGAAAAATGATCCTTTCTATACTGAGAATGTGGCTAATGACACATCTTATCAAAACATAAAAGAAAAATTGTCAAAACAACTTATTGACATTTTAGTTAGGGAAGAAGATCCAAGAGTTGTAGAGCAGCCATGCAGATATGAGCTGCCGCCATATACTGACTAG
- a CDS encoding extracellular solute-binding protein, with protein MLKKSKVVIQLIVVLMMIFVLAGCSENSDNEDTSSKSDATPSEKAESNEADSELEHATLRFIFFGDKRSETDTVWDAIAKEYKEELNCDIETTFIAGSDYVQKMNTLAASGDDWDMNFDGDWLGYSQMVNNGAYMDLTDLLPVYAPTLYDTYMEQGTLGAATSNGQIVALPWTMSMNQRPYFYWRSDLEDAAGLDIPVDEVSTVEEMDEALFELKEAYPEKYIKERAFIKTFLAKYELAEVGFQNYVFDLNDPECKVIPVEQTEAYKEMAEYAKRWQDGGIIRKDVLIDDLDANTLIRQGMMITKTTWHEWAYADDPIEEEGAEIEVSLLYPENKYADRTPLANVVAINANSANPERTLMFLELLETDQKLYDMVQYGIEGLTYELDNGRAVYPGDMTRSSTNYMEWGGQWGLWKPQFFRANPSYSEGFWVREAEFAALEQNVSSPLNGFFPNTENIDKEIAGRSRVWDEYNKVIEVGLGPDADSFVEEFITESKEAGTNVITEELQRQVDEFLANK; from the coding sequence ATGTTAAAAAAATCTAAGGTAGTGATACAGTTAATAGTAGTCCTTATGATGATTTTTGTACTAGCAGGTTGTAGTGAGAATTCTGATAATGAGGATACTTCATCTAAGAGTGATGCAACACCGAGTGAAAAGGCTGAAAGTAATGAAGCGGATAGTGAATTAGAACATGCAACATTAAGATTTATATTTTTTGGGGACAAGAGATCTGAAACAGATACAGTTTGGGATGCTATTGCTAAAGAATATAAAGAAGAGCTTAATTGTGACATTGAAACCACATTTATTGCTGGATCAGACTATGTTCAAAAGATGAATACTTTAGCAGCATCAGGTGATGACTGGGATATGAATTTTGATGGCGACTGGCTGGGTTATTCACAGATGGTAAACAACGGCGCATATATGGATTTAACAGACTTATTGCCAGTGTATGCACCTACCCTTTATGATACTTATATGGAACAAGGTACTTTGGGAGCAGCAACATCAAATGGTCAAATCGTTGCATTACCTTGGACAATGAGTATGAACCAACGTCCATATTTCTATTGGAGAAGCGACTTGGAAGATGCTGCAGGCTTAGATATTCCAGTAGATGAGGTTTCTACAGTAGAAGAAATGGATGAAGCCTTGTTTGAACTAAAAGAAGCATATCCTGAAAAATACATAAAGGAAAGAGCATTTATTAAAACTTTTCTTGCTAAATATGAATTAGCAGAAGTTGGATTCCAAAATTATGTATTTGATCTTAATGATCCAGAATGCAAGGTTATTCCTGTAGAACAAACTGAAGCTTATAAGGAAATGGCTGAATACGCTAAAAGATGGCAAGATGGTGGAATTATAAGAAAAGACGTTCTTATAGATGATTTGGATGCTAATACATTAATTCGTCAAGGAATGATGATTACCAAAACAACTTGGCATGAATGGGCTTATGCTGATGATCCAATTGAAGAAGAGGGTGCAGAAATAGAGGTTTCTCTATTATACCCAGAAAATAAATACGCAGATAGAACACCACTTGCAAATGTTGTTGCAATCAATGCTAATTCAGCAAATCCAGAAAGAACATTAATGTTCCTAGAATTATTAGAAACGGATCAAAAACTATATGATATGGTTCAATACGGAATAGAAGGCCTTACATATGAATTAGATAATGGTAGAGCTGTTTATCCTGGGGATATGACAAGATCATCTACAAACTACATGGAGTGGGGCGGACAATGGGGTCTATGGAAGCCACAGTTCTTCAGAGCTAACCCATCATATTCAGAAGGATTCTGGGTAAGAGAGGCTGAGTTTGCAGCACTTGAGCAAAATGTTTCTTCACCATTAAATGGATTTTTCCCTAATACAGAGAACATTGATAAAGAGATTGCTGGAAGAAGCAGAGTTTGGGATGAATATAACAAAGTTATTGAAGTGGGCTTAGGACCAGATGCAGATAGTTTTGTAGAAGAATTTATAACTGAATCAAAAGAAGCTGGAACTAATGTAATTACTGAAGAATTACAAAGACAGGTAGATGAGTTCTTAGCAAACAAGTAA
- a CDS encoding carbohydrate ABC transporter permease, which translates to MKRRIKTMDVAIYLIIGVFSLICLYPFLMVIGGSLSTQKEIYEHGYRIFPSEVTLGSYKALLMNYKSILNGYTITVIVTISGTLLALGVNAMMAYVLSSKQIKYSRFLNVFTLITIMFNGGMVPWYIVCVNYLHLKDTLWALILPMVANGWNIFLMRNFFSAIPYEMYEAARIDGARAFKIFRTIYLPLSKPVLATVGLFTSLAYWNDWWHGMMLVDKAELQPLQLLLRNIISNVQFLKTMNPSPEMQSLVGSLPSEGIRMAMVIITIGPIILVYPFLQKYFVKGIMVGAVKG; encoded by the coding sequence ATGAAAAGAAGAATAAAAACAATGGATGTGGCTATATACTTAATTATTGGAGTGTTTTCTCTTATATGCCTCTATCCATTTTTAATGGTAATAGGGGGGTCATTAAGTACTCAAAAAGAGATATATGAACATGGATATAGAATTTTTCCAAGTGAAGTTACTCTTGGTTCCTATAAGGCTCTTTTAATGAATTATAAATCAATCCTTAATGGGTATACAATAACTGTGATAGTTACCATTTCAGGAACACTTTTGGCGTTAGGTGTAAATGCGATGATGGCATATGTACTTTCAAGTAAACAGATTAAATATTCAAGGTTTTTGAATGTATTTACCTTAATTACAATCATGTTTAATGGTGGGATGGTTCCTTGGTACATTGTTTGCGTAAATTATTTGCATCTTAAAGACACTTTATGGGCATTAATTTTACCCATGGTTGCTAATGGGTGGAATATATTTCTTATGAGAAACTTTTTTTCCGCTATACCATATGAAATGTATGAGGCAGCGAGAATTGACGGTGCTAGAGCCTTTAAGATATTCCGTACGATATATTTACCACTGAGCAAACCAGTTTTGGCTACAGTAGGGTTATTCACTTCTTTAGCGTATTGGAATGATTGGTGGCATGGTATGATGTTGGTAGATAAAGCAGAATTACAACCACTTCAACTGTTACTTCGAAATATTATATCAAACGTACAGTTTCTAAAAACTATGAATCCTTCCCCAGAGATGCAATCGCTGGTTGGCAGCTTACCGTCAGAGGGAATAAGAATGGCGATGGTTATAATAACTATAGGTCCTATCATATTGGTTTACCCATTCCTACAAAAATATTTTGTAAAAGGTATTATGGTAGGAGCAGTCAAGGGTTAA